The following are encoded in a window of Anopheles stephensi strain Indian chromosome X, UCI_ANSTEP_V1.0, whole genome shotgun sequence genomic DNA:
- the LOC118512884 gene encoding ubiquitin-conjugating enzyme E2 H → MSSPSAGKRRMDTDVIKLIESKHEVTILGGLNEFCVKFFGPQGTPYEGGVWKVRVHLPEHYPFKSPSIGFINKIYHPNIDEVSGTVCLDVINQAWTALYDLSNIFESFLPQLLTYPNPVDPLNGDAAAMYLHKPEEYRKKVADYVRRYATEEALREQDPTESSDSESSMSDFSEDEAQDMEL, encoded by the coding sequence ATGTCTTCTCCAAGCGCAGGCAAGCGTCGTATGGACACAGATGtcataaaattaattgaaagtAAACACGAAGTCACAATTCTCGGCGGATTAAATGAATTTTGCGTGAAATTTTTCGGCCCACAAGGAACACCTTACGAAGGTGGCGTTTGGAAAGTTCGTGTTCATCTACCGGAGCATTATCCATTTAAATCACCTAGTATAGGATTTATCAACAAAATTTATCATCCTAATATTGATGAAGTATCAGGCACAGTTTGTCTCGATGTGATAAATCAGGCTTGGACAGCATTGTATGATCTGTCAAACATATTCGAGTCTTTTTTGCCCCAGCTACTTACGTATCCAAATCCAGTCGATCCTCTTAACGGAGATGCAGCTGCCATGTACCTACACAAACCGGAAGAATATCGTAAGAAGGTGGCTGATTACGTTCGCAGATACGCCACTGAAGAAGCACTCCGGGAACAAGACCCAACGGAAAGTTCTGATAGTGAAAGCAGCATGTCGGATTTCAGCGAAGACGAGGCACAAGATATGGAATTATAA